A window of the Hordeum vulgare subsp. vulgare chromosome 5H, MorexV3_pseudomolecules_assembly, whole genome shotgun sequence genome harbors these coding sequences:
- the LOC123396912 gene encoding protein STRICTOSIDINE SYNTHASE-LIKE 10-like yields MGRRGSASGWLVLLAALLAASLVPSCAAAEVKTSPTEWSMSLSLPLPSGVTGAESLAFDARGQGPYTSVSDGRVLKWGGGVIGWTTFAHHANYRKFPMCTMPVAPSQDTEGLCGRPLGLAFHRKSGDLYIADAYKGLMRVGPDDGEAEVLATSADGIPFNFVNSIDIDQDTDDVYFTDSSVTYPRRCGPDEGFNASNQILHGNQSIFLLDHGDRI; encoded by the exons ATGGGGCGCCGCGGGTCCGCGAGCGGGTGGCTCGTCCtcctggccgctcttctcgccgcCTCTCTAGTCCCGTCGTGTGCAGCCGCTGAGGTGAAGACCAGCCCGACAGAGTGGAGCATGAGCCTGAGCCTCCCCCTACCCAGCGGCGTCACCGGCGCCGAGAGCCTGGCCTTCGACGCGCGCGGCCAGGGCCCCTACACCAGCGTCTCCGACGGCCGCGTCCTCAAGTGGGGCGGCGGCGTCATCGGTTGGACGACCTTCGCCCACCACGCCAACTACAGGAAGTTCCCCATGTGCACCATGCCCGTGGCGCCGTCGCAGGACACGGAGGGCCTGTGCGGGCGGCCGCTGGGGCTCGCGTTCCACCGCAAGTCCGGCGACCTCTACATCGCCGACGCGTACAAGGGGCTCATGAGGGTCGGCCCCGAcgacggcgaggccgaggtgctcgCCACTAGTGCCGACGGCATCCCGTTCAACTTCGTCAACAGCATCGACATCGATCAGGACACCGACGATGTTTACTTCACCGACAGCAGTGTGACGTATCCACGAAG ATGTGGTCCGGACGAGGGGTTTAATGCTTCCAACCAAATTCTACATGGTAATCAGAGCATCTTCCTCTTAGATCACGGAGATCGCATCTAG